The Natribaculum luteum genome contains the following window.
GTGAGGTCGGTCACGTCGTAGAGGCTGAGGATGCCGACCGCCGTGTCGTCCTCGACGACCGGGAGGTGCGTAATTCGGTTCTCCCGGAAGACGTTGAGCGCGTTTCCGAGGGTCGACGCCGGGTCGACCGAGACGAGGTCGGCAGAGTGAGCCTCGGCGACGGTCGCCGCGTCGAGGAACGGCTCGACCTTCCGGAGGATCGCGTCGGCGGTGACGACGCCGATCAGCTCCCGTCCTTCGAACACGGGCAGCAACTGGGAATCGCCGTCGATCATGAGCTGTGCCACCTTGCGAATGTCCTCGTCGGGCGCGAGCCGGGGGACGTGCCAGGTGAGCGACTCGAGCTTTTCGTTGGGTTTGCGATGTGAGGTGACGAGTTGTCTCCTGGTGACGACCCCCTCGAACTCGTCGCCGTGTATCACGACGCCCTCGACGTCGGTATCCGCGAACGTCCCGACGAGCTTCGAGACGGGCGTCTCCGGAGTGAATTCGACGTATTCTTTCGAAACGATGTCAGCGATGTCCATGATCTGTGTGAGTTTGCTCGGTCGAGCGGTCTGTTCTCCTGTCGGGACGCCGCTGCCGGCAGCGTCCACCGAACAGCAGGTCCCCGACGATCGTTATCGTCACGCACGTCCTCGGTACCGAGGAGACGGCCGACGGCTCTCGTCGTGCGTCGATTGCGTCGCAAGTTGCGCTCCCGGGTCGCAGAACGTGACGTGCCTATATATAACTCGCAGGGGCCACCCGATCAGCGTTCGGCCCCGCCCGTCTCGACGACGTCGTGCTGTTCGAAGTAGAGGCGGAGTTTTCGCATCGACGTCACGACGTCGTCGCAGTACCGTTCGACGGCCTGCTCCGGGTCGTATCCGACGGCGGCCCCGGCCGCCTGGAGCATCGGGACGTCGGTCGCCCCGCCGCCGACCGCGATCGTCCGGTCGAGGTCGGTCCCCTCGGCGACGGCGAGTTCTACGAGCGCCTGATCCTTCTGGCCCTCGAGCAGCGGGCCGTCGACGTCGCCCGTCAGCGCACCGTTTTCCAGCACGAGTCGGTTCGCGACGAGGTGATCGACCGCGACCTCGGCTCGCTCGAGCGCCGCCTCC
Protein-coding sequences here:
- a CDS encoding HAD family hydrolase, which produces MTLVAFDFDETLTQWDLSVLLGREYDVGSEIRGLLEQGLRDEVDFETSLRQRVSLLEGMPEERVDAAFERCTLRDGAAELLTDLRRSDVSVAIVTGSFERGVEAALERAEVAVDHLVANRLVLENGALTGDVDGPLLEGQKDQALVELAVAEGTDLDRTIAVGGGATDVPMLQAAGAAVGYDPEQAVERYCDDVVTSMRKLRLYFEQHDVVETGGAER